In Sporichthya polymorpha DSM 43042, a genomic segment contains:
- a CDS encoding DNA-3-methyladenine glycosylase family protein → MSGAEREWRSSRPLDLHRTLGPLRRGAGDPAYRVDADNAIWRAVRTPEGPGTLRLALRRGTTTVVGAAWGPGAEWLLDRIPRLCGEDDDAEGFVPVHPVLRDAAARNPGWRIPRSDLLVEVLVPCILEQKVTGRQARASWRELVRRFGDPAPGPAPAGMMVPPDAATWLRIPSWEWHRAGVEPARSKAVLTACRHAGRLEETLTLGSAVADQRLRAL, encoded by the coding sequence GTGTCGGGCGCGGAGCGGGAGTGGCGGTCGAGCCGTCCGCTGGACCTGCACCGCACGCTCGGACCGCTCCGGCGTGGCGCGGGCGATCCGGCCTACCGGGTCGACGCGGACAACGCGATCTGGCGGGCCGTCCGCACCCCGGAAGGGCCCGGCACCCTCCGCCTCGCCCTGCGGCGGGGCACCACGACCGTCGTCGGCGCGGCGTGGGGGCCCGGCGCCGAGTGGCTGCTCGACCGGATCCCGCGGCTGTGCGGCGAGGACGACGACGCCGAGGGGTTCGTCCCGGTCCATCCCGTCCTGCGCGACGCCGCGGCCCGCAACCCGGGCTGGCGGATTCCCCGGTCCGACCTGCTGGTCGAGGTCCTCGTCCCCTGCATCCTCGAGCAGAAGGTGACCGGCCGGCAGGCCCGCGCGTCCTGGCGGGAGCTGGTGCGCCGCTTCGGCGACCCCGCGCCCGGCCCGGCCCCGGCGGGAATGATGGTGCCGCCCGACGCCGCGACCTGGCTGCGCATCCCGTCCTGGGAGTGGCACCGTGCCGGCGTCGAGCCCGCCCGGTCCAAGGCCGTGCTCACCGCCTGCCGGCACGCGGGCCGCCTGGAGGAGACCCTCACCCTCGGCTCCGCCGTTGCCGACCAGCGCCTGCGCGCCCTG